The nucleotide sequence TGCTGCCGGGCGACATCGCCACCAAGGAACTGCGGCTCGATCGCAGCCGCTATTTCGCCGAGCTGGATGAGGAGGGGCGGATCATTGGCGGCCGTTTCAGTTAGCCCGCCTTCGCTCGCGACGTGGTGCAGCGGCGCCTTGTTGATGGGATGAAGTCGGCGGCGGACCTGCCAGACCGCGAGCAGGCCCGGCGTCAGGTGCTGGCGGTGGTGGCGCGGATTCCCGCCGGCTGCGTCGCCAGCTACGGCCAGGTGGCATTCGAGGCCGGCCTGCCGGGGCGGGCGCGCTGGGTCGGCAAGGTGTTGGCGGAAACCCTGGAAGCCGCCGAAGGCTGGCATCGCGTGCTGCGCAATGACGGCGCCCTCGGCCTGCCCAAGTCCAGCCCGGCGCATGCCGAACAGCGCAGCAGGCTGGTCACCGAAGGCCATCGTTTCCACAACGACCGGCTGGACATCGCCGCGCGGCGGTGGCGTCCGCGCAGTGAGCTGCCGTTGATCGACTAGGCGCGCCGCAGCCTCACCAGATCCGCACCCGCTGCTCGGGCGGCAGCCACAGGGCATCGTCCGGCTGCACGTCAAAGGCCTCATACCAGTCCGGGATGTTGCGCACCACGCCGTTGGTGCGGTATTCGCTGGGGGCATGCGGGCCGGTCTTGAGGCGGTTGATCATGTCCTCTTCGCGGTGCTGGCGTGCCCACACCTGGGCCCAGCCGATGAAGAAGCGCTGGGTGCCGGTGTAGCCGTCGATCTCCGGCGAAGGCCTGCCGTCCAGTGAGGCGTGATAGGCCTTGAGCGCGATGGAAACGCCTCCCAGATCACCAATGTTCTCGCCAATCGACAACGCGCCGTTGACGCAGTGTTCCGGCAGCGGGCAATAGCCGTTGTACTGCTCGATGAGCTGCGCGGTGCGAGTCTCGAAGGCGGCGCGGTCGGCGTCGGTCCACCAGCTCTTGAGGTTGCCGTCGCCGTCGTACTTGCTGCCCTGGTCATCGAAGCCGTGGCCGATCTCGTGGCCGATCACCGCGCCGATGGCACCGAAGTTCACCGCGTCCTCGGCCTTCAGGTCGAAGAACGGCGGTTGCAGGATGGCGGCGGGGAACACGATCTCGTTGAGGCTGGGGTTGTAGTAGGCGTTGACGGTCTGCGGCGTCATGAACCATTCCTCACGGTCCACCGGCTTGCCCAGCTTGGCCAGTTGGCGGGCATGTTCCAGCGCGTTGCTGCGCATCACGTTGCCCACCAGATCATCCTCGCGCACCACCAGTGCCGAGTAGTCCTTCCACTTCGACGGGTAGCCGATCTTGGGGGTGAACTTGCCCATCTTGTCCAGCGCCCGCTGCTTGGTGGCATCGCCCATCCAGTCCAGCGACTGGATACTGTCGCGGTAGGCGTCGATCAGGTGATCCACCAGCGCCTGCATACGCGCCTTGGCTTCGGGGGGGAAATGGGCCGCCACATAACGCTTGCCCACCGCCTCGCCGAGTGCGCCTTCCACCAGCGCCACGCCGCGCTTCCAGCGCGCCCGTTGCTCGTCGATGCCGCGCAGCGCCTTGCCGCTGTAGGCGAAGTCGATGGCCTCGAAGGTGGGCCCCAGGTAGGGCGCGAAACTGCCAAGCAAGCGTGCCTTGAGCAGCGCCTTGAGCTGCGGCAGCGGCATCGTCGTCAGCGCCTCCGCCATGGCGGTGATCGCCTCCGGTTGCATGACGATAACGGTGTCGACGGTGACGCCGGTATCGCGGACGAAGGTGGTGAGGTCGAAGCCCGGGGTCAGGGTGTTGAGCGCGCCCACCGCGACCGGGTGGTAGGTCTTTTCATCGTCGCGGGCGTCGACTCGGGTCCAGTGTGCGGCCGCCACCGCGGTTTCCATTTTGAGGATCGCCTCGGCTTCGCGGCGGGCCGCCGTGGCCTTGTCGCCGGCGGCCTCCAGCAGGGCGGCCAGATAGTCGACGTAGGCGCCACGGGCGGCAACGAAGCGCGGATTGTCTTCGAGGTAATAGCTGCGATCAGGCAGGCCGAGTTGGTCGAACTGGTGGTAGTAGACGGTGTACTGACGGGCGTCCTTGGCATCCTGGCCGATGAAGGCGGCGAACGGTTGGCGCACCCCGATGCGTTCGAGTCGCGCCAACAGCGCCGGCAGCGTGCTGCGATCCTCCAGGTCGTCGATCTCCGCCAGCCAGCCGGACAGCGGTGCCAGGCCCTGTTCCGCGGCCCGTTGTGCATCCATGAAGCTGCGGTAGAGCGCGCCGATCTGTTGGGCCTCGCCGTCGACGTCGGTCTGGGCCGCCAGGTCTTCGATGATCGCCCGCAGATCCCGTTCCGCCTGATCGGCGAGCTGGGTGAAGACGCCGTAGTTGGACTTGTCGGCCGGAATTTCGTTGCGCGACAGCCAGCCGCCATTGACGTGACGGTAGAAGTCGTCAGGCGGCTCAACCGAACGATCAAAGTGACTGTGCAGCACGCCCGATGTCAGGGGCGCGACTGGCGCCTCTGCGGCGGCGGCCCCGGCGGCAGGTCTCTCGGGGGAAGTGGTGCAGCCCGTCACCAATACGACACAGGCAGCCAATGGCCACAGACGTCTCATCCGGCATCCTCTCGGCAATTCAGAAATAGGGTTGAAGATACCGGATGGACCACGCCGAGGCGGCGAAATTCCCGGTCTAGTCAGCGAGCAGTTGTAGCAGCGCCCGTTGGCGCAGCCGGCCGAGATTGCGGAAGGCGATCAGCACGGCCTGCTCCTGCGGGGTCCGTGCCCATCGTGGATGGTCGTCGGCGTAATGTCCCCCGGGCTCTGCGACCGCGTTGTCCACGAGGTCACCGGCGAGCGCGTCCAGGCTGAAGCCGGGGTCGGCAAACAGCTGCTTGATCCGGATCAGCATCTGCAGATCTGGCGTGCTGTGGCCGCCCTCCCACTTGCTGATCGTGGCCTTCGACACCTGCAGCTCCATGCCCAGCTGCTCCTGCGACCAGTCGCGGGACAGACGAAGCGATCGCAGGCGACGACCCAAGAGTTTCATGGGGCAGGAGTGTGACCGCGCATCGCATGCTTGTCGTTTCCTTTACGTTGACACTAAAAGTTTCTTTAGTCGAAACTGCGGCAATCGACGTGCCCGGGACCAGGAGGTGCCAGATGGGATCAGGAACCAACATGAACGGCGCGCAGCGCTGTCGCAAGCTGGCGAGGCTGATGCGGCGCCACAAGAACTGTTATTACTGCGGCTGTGTGCTCAACAAGGCAAACCGCAGCATTGATCACCTGATTCCGCAGGCGCTCGGGGGCCCCAACCACATCGATAATCTGGTGCTCTGCTGCCTCGACTGCAACCAGCGAAAGGGGGCGGTGCCGGTGCTGCCCGCGCCCTGGGTGCCGCCCAATGGCGTGGCGCGTGAGTGGAGCCGAATGTTTTCGGAGATGGCGCATTTCTGCGACCTTGCCACCCGACAATTCATCGGCCCCGAGGGCAAGCCCTTGCGATGGCAGCAGCTGGCGCCATTGTCGGATACCCCGGTGACCGGCAGCGTTCGGCCATCGCGGCCGGGTGTCCGCAAGGACCAATGATGCGGATCCGGCCGGAGTCTGCCCGGATCAGGCGAACGAGATCACCAAAATTGTCAGCGCTGCCCAGTAAGTGGACAGCACGATGGCCTGCGACCCGGGGAACGGCGCGCGGAAGCGGCGCCAGCCGAGCACGCCGTCCGACAGCGCGAACAAGAGGCCGCCCGCGCCGGCCAGCAGCCCGGCGCTGCCGCCGAGATAGGCGCCGCGGGTGAGGCCGGCGATGGCCAGCGCGGTGAGGGCGACGCTGTAGGCGATCACCGGCAGTTTCAGCACGCCGGCATGCGGCAGCAGCCGGCTGAGCATGAACAGGGCGGGCACGG is from Flagellatimonas centrodinii and encodes:
- a CDS encoding MGMT family protein is translated as MKSAADLPDREQARRQVLAVVARIPAGCVASYGQVAFEAGLPGRARWVGKVLAETLEAAEGWHRVLRNDGALGLPKSSPAHAEQRSRLVTEGHRFHNDRLDIAARRWRPRSELPLID
- a CDS encoding M13 family metallopeptidase; amino-acid sequence: MRRLWPLAACVVLVTGCTTSPERPAAGAAAAEAPVAPLTSGVLHSHFDRSVEPPDDFYRHVNGGWLSRNEIPADKSNYGVFTQLADQAERDLRAIIEDLAAQTDVDGEAQQIGALYRSFMDAQRAAEQGLAPLSGWLAEIDDLEDRSTLPALLARLERIGVRQPFAAFIGQDAKDARQYTVYYHQFDQLGLPDRSYYLEDNPRFVAARGAYVDYLAALLEAAGDKATAARREAEAILKMETAVAAAHWTRVDARDDEKTYHPVAVGALNTLTPGFDLTTFVRDTGVTVDTVIVMQPEAITAMAEALTTMPLPQLKALLKARLLGSFAPYLGPTFEAIDFAYSGKALRGIDEQRARWKRGVALVEGALGEAVGKRYVAAHFPPEAKARMQALVDHLIDAYRDSIQSLDWMGDATKQRALDKMGKFTPKIGYPSKWKDYSALVVREDDLVGNVMRSNALEHARQLAKLGKPVDREEWFMTPQTVNAYYNPSLNEIVFPAAILQPPFFDLKAEDAVNFGAIGAVIGHEIGHGFDDQGSKYDGDGNLKSWWTDADRAAFETRTAQLIEQYNGYCPLPEHCVNGALSIGENIGDLGGVSIALKAYHASLDGRPSPEIDGYTGTQRFFIGWAQVWARQHREEDMINRLKTGPHAPSEYRTNGVVRNIPDWYEAFDVQPDDALWLPPEQRVRIW
- a CDS encoding helix-turn-helix transcriptional regulator, yielding MKLLGRRLRSLRLSRDWSQEQLGMELQVSKATISKWEGGHSTPDLQMLIRIKQLFADPGFSLDALAGDLVDNAVAEPGGHYADDHPRWARTPQEQAVLIAFRNLGRLRQRALLQLLAD
- a CDS encoding HNH endonuclease, with the protein product MNGAQRCRKLARLMRRHKNCYYCGCVLNKANRSIDHLIPQALGGPNHIDNLVLCCLDCNQRKGAVPVLPAPWVPPNGVAREWSRMFSEMAHFCDLATRQFIGPEGKPLRWQQLAPLSDTPVTGSVRPSRPGVRKDQ